GTGGTCTACGCCAGCGccacaggtgggggggggggggaggcgcggGGCGGGCGCCCGGGGGGGCCTTGGGAGCACCTGGTCCAGAGGCGGGGCTTCTCTCCCCAGGCCGATGCCAGACCCGTTCGGGGCTCCCTCTGCCATGTGCCTCCACCCGCTCGGCACCCCTGGCTGTGAGCCTCCCGGCCCCCGTTCCTGGGCCTCCATTCGAGTCATTCCCGGGTGTTCAAGGCCCCTGACCTTGCCGGCTCCCccaacccaggtgcctctgagcCCCGGAACATGATCTACATGAGCCGCCTGGGCATCTGGGGGGACGGCACGCCCTTCCGAACCTTCGAGGAGTTTCTGCATGCCATCGAGAAGAGGTGGGTGCCCTTCCCTGCCCGAGACTGGGGCTGGCGAGGGCCCCACAGAGGGCGCTGCTTCTCACGCCCCAGGGCCCAGTGTCAGGGGCGTTTGCTGTACACCCTGGCCTGTGCTCGTCCAGCCACCAGAGGGACCCAAAACTCACTCTTCCGCCTCCTGCTGCCCATCATCACTCCGGGAGAAGGAGCCCCCCTCACTCCTGCTTTTCTTGCACCGCCCCCCACGCCTCTGGGGCCCAGGCAGATGGGAGCACAGGGCCTTTGCGTGTGCTTGGCCCTTCCTCACCCTCCAGGGCTCAGCTCCCGGtatcagccccccccccccgagtcaCCCTTGTTCCGTGGGACCCAGCATGTGGTCAGGTGGCCCTGTCCTTGTCCGCAGGGGCGTGGGCGCCATGGAGATCGTGGCCATGGACATGAAAGTCAGCGGCATGTACATCGCACGCCAGCTCAGCTTCTCCGGCGTCACCTTCCGCATCGAGGAGATCCCGCTGGCCCCAGCCTTCGAGCGCGTCTACAACCGCGCGGCCCTGCTGGTAAGCAGGGTGGCCGGGCTCTGTGACCACACGGACACGAGTGTGCGTGTCCCTTGGGAATTACGCTCCCGTCCCTTCAGCATCTGTCCTCGCGGGTGCCACGGGGAGTTGGCCCGTCGAGACTCACTCCTGCCACCAGTTCTCCTGTGACCGTAATGACGGGGCCTTGTTGTTCCCGGAGGTCGCGGCCGCTGTCGGCGTCCATGTTTCTGTGCCTGTGGCGTGGCCCCATCTCTGTTGGCATTTCTGTGTCGTGGACGGGCTCCTCTGTTCTCACGGTCCCATCTCGCCCACACGGGACAAGCCCTGGGCGTCAGGCCTGACGGTGTTGATGATTTGAACTACAGTTCAAACCCAGTTTGGGCCGTCTGCCCCATCCGCCAGAACTGCtgacacggggtgggggtggggggtcgttCTCTCTGGGGCGTCCcgggcactgggggagggggagcggcaTCCCCGGCCCCGCCCACTCGATGGGGCCCCCAGTCGTGATGGCCACAGTTGTCGCCAGGCACGGTCCTGGGTGAGACGCCCCGGTCTGAAGTGTCAAGAGCCACGTGGCTGCTGGCAGAAGGCGGTCACTGCAGGTGTCCCCACCCCTTAGCAGAAGCGACGTCTCCTCGCCTCCCGCGCAGAGTCTGCCGTTCCCACCGTGGCCTCGCCAGAATCGCACGTTTTGGTTTTCTAACATTTCTTAGCGTTTGGTACCGGCAGCACCTCTGTGTTGCTCTGCTTACCACCCCCTCGCCCCCCGCGACGAATCCCAGCCGGGATGGGAGCCGGGTGGCGGGGAGCGGCTGGGCCGCAGCAGCTGAGCTGGGCGTGTCCTTGCAGTGGGCCGAGGCCCTGGGCGTGTTCCAGCAGGCCGCCGACTGGATCGGCCTGGAGTCCCGCAAGTCCCTGTGGGGCCAGTTCTGGTCGGCCCACCAGCGCTTCTTCAAGTACCTCTGTGTGGCCGCCAAAGTGCACCGGCTGGTGGAGCTGGCCCGGGAGGAGCTGGCCCGGGACAAGGTGAGCCGGCAGGCACAGCGCCCAGGTCGGCGGGGCCGGCGAGGCGCTCTTCCCTGGTCGCCTCGAGAGCCGGGCAGGGCTTGGGGCTTTGCGGTCACACCAGGAGCCCTGCGCTCTTGTGTGGCTGGGCCGAGTCTGTGAGGACAGAGTGTGGCCTGGAAGGTTCCAGTCCTGCCTGACCCAGCCCCCCTGAAGCAGGTGACAGGCGTGGCCTGGCCCCCGGTTTTCCACGTCCAGGCAGGGCTGgcaggagccagggcagagggtaGTGAGAGGGTCCGGGAGGGCTGAGGCTGTGTGTAGTCTCAGGGTAGACTCAGGTGTGTTGGGGGCCTGGCAGCCAGCAGGACACCAGGGGCggaaagagaaaggaactgaGGCCAACTTGGTTTCTGACGACCAGGGGCTTCCCTGTGGGCCCCTCTGGGGCCACGCTCCTGGGCTGGCCAGTGGGAGTCTCAGAGCCCAGCTCACCCCCgacctccccccactcccccaagtGTGTGGTCATCGGGCTGCAGTCCACGGGTGAGGCTCGGACCCGGGAGGTGCTGGACCAGAAGGACGGGCAGCTCGATTGCTTTGTCTCCGCCGCTGAGTGAGTGATGCTCGAAGCCCCCAGGGTGGGCGGGGACAGTCCGCAAGTCCCGCAACCTTGCGCCCCCACCCTCCGTTCTCCCTACGTGGCAGCCAGTGCCCTGTGACCCCAGCCGTGAGAACCCAGGTGTGCATCTGCTCAGACACTGCCCCAGCCCTCAGGGACGACAGGCCGGGACGATGAGCCACGGGTGACCCCAAGGCTCAGAGGGTGCCAGCAAAGGGACCTGGGATTTCGGGACAAGGCTTCCAGGTGCCCATCCCCCACATGGCTGCAGCACTGTTTCAAGGACCGCGCAGGTTTTAGGAACTAGCCTTTGGGGACCCTAAAGCTGCAGGCCTCTCTTCCCAGGGCTGGAAGGCCTCCTGGGCCCAGGGCCTCTCAGAGGTGGTTAGTCTGTGTGCACAGAGCTCTTGATGGCTGGAGGAGGGAGCCCCACTCAGGGCCCCACCCCACGCCCAGGCCCTCACAGTGAAACTGTGGCCCTgggcctgccctccccctgcacccctgcagcctccacaccctccctccctgccccctccccccgcacccctgcagcctccacaccctccctccctgccccctccccccgcacccctgcagccctcacaccctccctccctgccccctccccctgcacccctgcagcctccacaccctccctccctgccccctccccccgcacccctgcagcctccacaccctccccccccacccccagccctcacaccctccctccctgccccctccccccgcacccctgcagccctcacaccctccctccctgcccggcACCCTCCCCAGAGCTACTCCAGGTGCGGTTTCTCTCGTACTGGGAATGATTTTGCTTCTTGATTTTAGGGGTGTCTTTTTGTCACTAATTCAGAAGCACTTTCCTTCAACCAAAAGAAAGCGAGAGAGAGGAGTTGGCAGTAAGAGAAAACGTAagctccccccacacccccagcctctgACCTCTCTCCCATCTCCCATGCACAGCCTGGCTCGAAATCCTCCCTGGTCTCCCTCCCGTCCTCACTCGCTCATTCCTCTGCCCCACTGTCCCCTGTCTGAGCATCGACCCCTCTGCTGCTCGCTGCAGAGCCAGGAGGGTTCTGCCTCTGAGCAGGCCCAACttgggcgcccccacccccccccccaacgccaCCCACGTGTCCAGGGGACAGCGGGTGCAGAGGCACCCGGCACAGCTTCCCAAGAGAAACCCCGTGGGTGGCAGCCTCCAGGGTGCACTCGCTGCACGGGAGACGCAGACCCCAGCAGGGCCTCTCCTCAGCCTCCCTGTTGGCCAAAGACCAAACCCCGGTTCCGCGGGACGGCGTGGCTAGCTCGTCCTCGGGCAGCAGCCACCTGTGGCCCCCAGCGTCGCCCTCGGATGGGGGAGCTTAAGATTCTGGTTCTCGGCCTCGCGCTCCCTAGGTGGAAGCCAGCCCGGCGCCCCCACCGCGCTAGCTCGTGGCCCACGATGGGGCTCAGGAAGCGCATCCCAGGAGGGAGGTCACCCTCCCGGCGGTGCCTGCGTGGGCTGCTTTCCAGCAGAGGCTGGGCATGAGTTCGCTGTGGGGagcgaggctcagagaggccggGCAACCcagctgaggtcacacagccagacgCGGGGCATCCCCGACCATGGCAGTGTACGTAAGGTGCCTAGACCACCGTCCCCTCGGGACCTGGGTACGTCCTTTGGCCGACCCAACCAGGCAACCAGGGTTGCCGTGTGAGGTCAGGCACCTGGCCTCCCCAGGCACCAGCCAAGAGTAAACTGAAGCGTCAGGAAGTCAGACAGGGACGTCAAAACTGCTCTACGCCACGTCCTGGCTGACGGCAGGACCCGGGAGAGCAGCCAGAAGCTGGACGGAGCAAGAGGCTCAGGCCACTCGGGTCCCGGCACGTGGGTGTGGCCCTGgactgcccccttcccctcctgagGCGTCGCCGTGAGCTGGGCCCCTCAGGAGGGAGGAGCGGGCCGGGCCTCCATGAGCCTGGTTCCTCCTGTGCAGGGCGGCCACGGGGCCGTGGGGCCAAGGCGCCCAGGCTGGTGTGCGAGGTGGCAGGCGTGATCCGGATCAGTGACGACAGCAGCACCGAGTCAGATGCCGGCCTGGACAGTGACTTCCACTCCTCCCCTGAGTCCGTGCTGGATGACGACGTAGTCATTCTGGACGCCATCGGGCTGCCGGCCGATGACCGCGGTGAGGCCTGCAGCCCAGCATTTGCCACCTTACAGACAGGGGAGTCGGGCTCAGAATGTCATCAGGGCCACGCGCCTGGCCTGAGGCAGAGGGGGTTCACACCAGCAGTCTGGGGTGAGAGAACATTCCAGATCCCTGTACCCCCGTGCACGCGACTGTGCCCCACTCCTCAGGGACCCCTTCACTGCTTCCAGTGGGGCTGTGGGCAGGTGGGCTGGCCGGTACCCCCTGACCTCTGGCCCTGCAGGGCCCCTGTGCCCCCTGCAGCGAGACCCACACGGCCCTGGTGTCCTGGAGCGTGTGGAGCGGCTAAGGCAGGACCTCCTGGCCAAAGTGCGGGCGCTGGGCCGGGAGCTGCCCGTCAACACTCTGGACGAGCTCATCGACCAGCTTGGGGGCCCCGAGCACGTGGCTGAGGTGAGCTTTCACGGGGCCCCCTCGTGGCCACCCCGGAGTCCCCGCACAGCACCGTGACATGGGGTTGGAGCTGGGAAGACCCCAGGTCCAGCATCCGGTGTGTAGCCCAGGAGGCCGGGCCGGCTGGTGGTGGACTCCCCTCCCACAGCCGCTGTcgccctgccccctgctccccagcccgGCCTGGCACCCACCTTCCCCACACACCCTCGTGTGCTCTTAGTCCCCAGGCCTGTCCCCCTGTGTCTCCTCCCTATCCTCCCCACCTGCAAACTGTCCCCTTTCTTGGGATGTCCCTGTGGGGACAGCCCAGGCTCTGGTTTTGCCCCAGGGAGCAGGTTTATAATAGAAGACGTAGGACGGAGTGAAAATCTTGCTGTCTGCCCCTGGGCGGCCCGGGCCTGGCACCAAGGCTGTCCTGGCCCAGGGTCCACAGCGTCCctagcacacacacactcaggggCTCCGGGCACCCAGGCAAGGGGCCAGGGAAACAGGCATGCGGGGGCCAGTCCCTGACGGCCTCACCGGCTGACTGctgttcccccctccccaaccccagatGACTGGCAGGAAGGGCCGTGTGGTGTCCAGGCCCGACGGGACGGTGGCCTTTGAGTCTCGGGCAGAGCAAGGCCTCTCCATCGACCACGTGAACCTCAGGGAGAAGGAGCGCTTCATGagtggggagaaggtgggggcATGAGGCCGGGGCCCAGGGGGTGCAGGGGATGGGCTGTGTCAACAGGTGCCCCCCGTGTGGGGGGAGCGGGTGAGGACCCTGCGTGACCAGGGAGGTGCAGGGTTCCTGAGGGGCTGGCCCCAGGACCACAGCCCATCGCGGCCCCCGCTGggcgtgtgtgtgcacgagtgCCTGAGCGGGGGGGCCCCCACAGGCCTCCCTGGCCGTCCCAGCCTCCGGTCACTGTCACGCTGCTGTCTGTCACTGCCCAGGGGCCGCTGTGAGGCCCTCCACTGAAACTCAGTGTGGGCTGCTCCTCTCCACCCAGGGCAGGCCAGGGGTGGCCCACGGTCCGCTCTGAGCCCACGTGGGCTCCCCCACGGACACACACCTGCTCCTCCCGTACTCACCTTAAACGAGTCCCAGTGACCCACGTGAGGTGCGCAAGGCACAGAGGAGCAGGCAGGGTTCTGACTGTCCCGTCCGTGTCCCCCAGCTCGTGGCCATCATCTCCGAGGCCTCCAGCTCTGGCATCTCCCTCCAAGCGGACCGCCGCGTCCAGAACCAGCGACGCCGGGTCCACATGACACTGGAGCTGCCCTGGAGCGCGGACCGGGCCATCCAGCAGTTCGGTGAGTCCCACCCCGGgcagccccgcccccggccgccccgccccgccccgccccccgcccgcggtCCCTGAGAGCCCTCCTCCGCTTCAGGCCGGACCCACAGGTCCAACCAGGTCTCTGCCCCCGAGTACGTCTTCCTCATCTCCGAGCTGGCCGGGGAGCGAAGGTTCGCCTCCATCGTTGCCAAGCGGCTGGAGAGCCTGGTGAGCGGGGCTGGCCGGGctcccccgggggggggggggggggggggcggcgccggGAGGAGCGGGGGCAGCTCCTGACGGTCTTCCCCATCCGGGGCAGGGGGCTCTGACCCATGGGGACCGCCGCGCCACTGAGTCCCGTGACCTGAGCAAGTACAACTTTGAGAACAAGGtacctggggagggggaggggggcaggaggggatgtGTCCGTGCCCAGGGTCCCCTAACGCCCCTCCTCTCTGCACTCAGTACGGCGCCCGGGCCCTCAGCTGTGTCCTCACCACCATCCTGAGCCAGACTGAGAACAAGGTGCCGCTGCCCCAGGGCTACCCCGGAGGAGATGCCGCCTTTTTCCGGGGTGAGCTGGGGCTGAGTGAAGGTCTCTGCAGTGTGGGGACAGCTTGCCCCGGAGCAGTCTGGAGCACTGGCATTGGCAGACTGAATTTGTGTCCAAAGACCCCCCTTCCGCACAAGCTTACCGAGGGGGCACTGGTGGCAGGGCGGGCACCCCGGGCTGGCTGGAGGGCTGGCATGGGGCAGAAGACATTCGAGGCCCCCCCTTCTGCAGATATGAAGCAGGGCCTGCTGTCGGTTGGCATTGGTGGGCGTGAGTCCCGCTCTGGCTGTCTGGATGTGGAGAAGGGTGAGTCCTCCACGCagagtccccctgcccccccccccaaatccatgGGAAGGCCTCCACACCTCCCAGGCAAAGCTCCTGGGGCCCTGCCGGGGCTCCCGACACCCTGAgctcccccctgctcccccccagACTGCTCCATCAAGTTCttgagcaccccccaccccccagactgCTCCATCACCAAGTTCCTGAACCGCATCCTGGGGCTAGAGGTGCACAAGCAGAACGCGCTGTTCCAGTATTTCTCCGACACCTTCGACCACCTCATCGATGTGGACAAGAAGGAGGGCAAATACGACATGGGCATCTTGGGTGAGGGCTGTGGCCTCCCCGGGGCGGGggcctgtggggggtgggggtctccaGAGCCCGAAATGGCCCTGACGGTGTTGCCCCTGTCCCCGCTCCAGCCTCCTAATGGAGGGACCGTGGCCATGCTGGGGTGATCCCCACCCCGGTGAGCAACTGGGAGGGCCCTGGAGGGGCAGGACTTGGGGCACCAAGAAGACTCTGTCTCGGGGAGGGGGGCTGCTGCAGCCTAGTGCCATTCCCTGAGGACCAGAAGGTTTTATTTAGGCCTGAGGGGTATATCCACATGCTCCACGTGCTGGTGGTGAGCCTGGCACGTTTGCTCTCCTCATGCCAAAGGAACCTGACGGCTGATACCCcacagcaggggctgggggaggggggggccacAAGCCCTCCTGAGAGAGACCAGAGTCTGTATTTTCAGCTTCGAGGACCAGTCTCTGCCCGAGCATACAACTTGGCCGTGGTAGTGAAAGCACAGACCACGGGAAACTGAGTGGTCACGGCTacgtgccaataaaactttatttataaaatcggTGGCAGGTATAGTTTGCTGACTTCTATGTAACCATCCCCACAAGAGCCTTGCAGAGCTGGGGCCCTGAGGGGCATGTTGTCTGTAGTCACATCTAGTGTGAGTGtccagtgggggctggggaggcggcTTGGACCCCAGGCCACCACAGGAGGGGCCACTTGCCATCCGGGCCGTCTCTGCCGGGGGGTGCATCCACTGCACTCCCTAGTGGACATCTGTGGGGTGTCCCCGAGAACTTGGGACGGACGGCTCCcgaaagcccagagcctggagcctcgtgGCCCCCTGATGGGAGGGTCTcacccctgctcatcctctctgcAGACCTGGCTCCAGGCGTTGATGAGATCTATGAGGAGAGCCAGCAGGTGTTCCTTGCCCCTGGGCACCCACAGGATGGGCAGGTGGTCTTCTATAAGGTGAGTGGGCGCTAAGCCGCCCAGCACGTGCAGGCCCGCCCCCAGAACCCCTCACCCCGCTCTGAGCCCACATGCTCTTGCAGATCAGCGTGGACCGCGGCCTGAAATGGGACGAGGCTTACGCCAAGTCCCTGGAGCTGACGGGCCCCCACGACGGCTTCTACCTCTCCTACAAGGTGGGTGGCTCGGGGGGCCCCCAACATGTCCCCAGGGGCAGGACCCCAgccgagggggtggggggccagggagggacagGCAGCATCGCCCCTACCTCCCCATCTCCCGCGCACCCCTGCCCAGGTCCGGGACAACAAGCCCAGCTGCCTCCTGGCGGAGCAGAACCGCGGCAAGCACTTCACGGTGTACAAGCCTAACGTGGGCCGGCAGAGCCAGCTGGAGACCTTCGACAGCCTGTGCCGGAAGTTCCACTGGGTAGGTGCCGGCTGacgggccgggggtgggggggtgcctgtgCCCCCTGGCGCACGTGCTCCCCTTTCTGCAGGTCCCCAGGCCAGCTCTCTGTGCCCAGCTCACCCGGCTGCCGGTGCAGGAGGAGCAGGCCTGGGGCACCCTGGACCTTAGCTTCCCGCTCGTGCACTGGGAATCGTGGATGGTCAGCCCATGCGGGTGGCTCACGCGGCTGTGTGTCCGCAGGTGACAGCGGAGGAGGCCAGGGAGCACTGGGAGAACAGCTACGCCTTCTCGCTGACGCACTGCAGCCACACCGCATGGTGAGGGCCGGGGTCGGACTGGGACGGGGGCACGACAGCTTTGCACGGCCTGGCCCTGGCCTCTGCAAAGCACGTGTACGAGGAGGGTCCCTACAAATGGCACAGGgcaaaggggcgggggggggggggcgcgttgGGCGTCAGGGGCGTTCAGGGAGCTCGGAGGAGGCGAGCAGGACGGTGCGTGGGGGCCCATGGGATCcgagcctcccctcccccgccccggcgCAGGAACCGGCACTGCCGGCTGGTGCAGGAGGGCAAGGACTGCGTGCAGGGCCTGCGGCTGCGGCACCACTACATGCTGTGCGGGGCCCTGCTGCGCGTGTGGGGCCGCATCGCCGCCGTCATGGCCGACGTCACCAGCAGCAGCTACCTGCAGATCGTGCGCCTCAAGACCAAGGACCAGAAGAAGCAAGTCGGTGAGCAGGTGGGCACGCCAGAGGGGCCGGGCGGGAGCAGGCCCCGCTTCAGAGGCCCTGACCCGCCCCGGCCCCCAGGCATCAAGATCCCCGAGGGCTGCGTGCGCCGCGTGCTGCAGGAGCTACAGCTCATGGACGACGACGTCAAGCGCAAGCACGCGCGGGGCCGAGGcctccccgcgccgccgccgccgccgccgccgcccgccctgCGCCCACTCGAGCTGCCTTGCGGCCCCGGCGAGATCCTGGACCTCACCTACAGCCCGCCGGCCCAGGCCTTCCCGCAGCCCCCGCCCTTTGCCTTCCCGCCCCCGGACCCCGTGCCAGCCCCCGGCGGCCTGCCCCTGGGCGCCCCGGACTCCGCAGCCGACGCCGCCGCCGCGGCCTTGGCACACCAGCGCCGTGACATCAACTTCAAGGAGGTGCTGGAGGACATGCTGCGCTCCCTCAACGCCGGGCCTGGCGCCGGGGCAGCCGGAGCGCCCGCGGGGAGCGGGGGGCCCGAGCGGCAGAGCGTCATCCAGTTCGGCCCCCCCTTTCCCAGCTCGTAGGCCCGGCAAGCGGCCCACAGCCGGCGTCCGAGAGGAAACTTACTTATCTGCAATACCACGTCTCCGTGGACTCGAACTTCTCTCCTGCCGGCCTGGGTGGCGGGCGGGTGGTGAGCCGGGGCCCAGGGCCCCCCCTGCTGACTTCCGGGGAGGGGCTGCCACGCCcccacgcccccgcccccagcttccGGAGGCCTCCACTGTAGTGCCTTCCCTACCGGGCAGACCCCTCAAGATGCTGCTGCCCGCCCTTCGGGGCCCTCCCAGGCAGCGCAGGTCCCACTCAGGATGTCGCGGGGTCCAGGCTTGGGCAGGGCCCGGGGGTGAGGGGCACACCCTGCCCGtgcctctgccctctcctgccctccaggCCTAGACAGGAGCTCCCcatcccacctcaccccacccaccCTCAGGGCCTGGTCTGACCAGAAACCCCTGAAATCCACAAAACTGGGTGGCCCCAAGAGCTGGAAACTCAGGAAACCCCAGGTGCTCAGGGCCCTGCCTTCTCTGGGGGACTCCATGGGACAGACCCCACCCCCATTAATATATGCAattcttccccactctctctgctccctaaATTATTGCCCCGCCCTCTCTCCCAGGCCCCAGAACCTGCCGTGGAGCTGGCGGTGTGGGTGGGTCCCTGGTTTCTATGTGTATTTATAATTAATGCAGGTGTACATATGTaaagagatctttttttaaatatatgtgccTTTTCACTACCTCCCAGATTGTCTGCTTCTCCAGCCTGCAGAGACCATGGGGAGAGGAAGGCACAGTGTGTCTCCTCCAGGAACGTTTAGCGGATACCCACGGTGGCCCCACTCAGAGGAGGTCAAGGGGGCTGTTGCCTGTGGAGGGAGCCAGGCGGGTGAGACCAGCCCGCTCCTCTCCCAGACCCGTGGGAGGCCGAGGCCAGGGTAGAGGTCTAGGGCCAGGCTGAGGAGACAGACCCACGCTACAAGGGGCTGTTGTCTACGGTGTCTTCCTGGCACCAGCGTGGCAGGCCAGCTGCCTTGGCCCGACCCGTGCCAGCCCTGCTGTGTCCTGGGCCAGTCACTGGTTGCCTCCTGTCTGCCGGGGAGACCCAACACCCCCCGACACCCCGGGACACTCAGGGTGGTGGTGCTCTCCAGAGCAGTTCCCCTAGTCTCTGGTGTGCACAGCTGCGGCCCCTGCTCTGGTTTATTCCCAAGGCTCCCTCACAGTGTTGGTTCAGGTGGGTGGGGCAGCCCAGGACAGGAGGACCAAGAGCTGAGCCCTTGGGAAGGCAGGAACGCACGCCAGGCCCTTCGCGGAAACCACGGAAGCACACCCGGGTCTGGTCCTCAGGTTAGAAGGGTCTCCCACCAGCCAGGACATGGACAGGTGAGGAGCCGGGAGACCCAGGGGAAGCAGCTCTAGGGTGGCTGGGGTTCTCAGCCTGGCTACTGCAGCCCTCCAGCCCCATCTCTCTGCTGCTGACCTTCACTGGAAattggtgggggctgggggggggggtgggtagggacaGGACAGACCCAACTGCTCTCCAGCCATGCCATCCCCTACTCCCTTGCCAGGATGGCCCCAGGCAGCTACAGGCAGGAAGCTGTGACCATGCCTCCCAGGCCCCCCAGACCATGGATGAGCGTTGGTCTGCAGGACTGATGGCCTCAGGCTATTCCCACCCCTTCCTGGGGCGGGGGACTGTGGATAACGCCCCCACAGCTGCACCAGATGAGGCCCCGTGGGCAGGCCTGGATGCCCTGGCTCAGTGTCCAACAGTGAGGCCTGTCTATTGCACAGGCCCTGCCTGGCACGGCTCTGTGCCCAGACCAGCTCGGCCTGATGCTCAGCCCACCCCCCGTGCCCGGTCCCTCCAGTGGGCAGAGCCACAAGGCCCCAGCCCCCTTGGCCTCCCATCTAGGCACTGGGGAAGACCGGCCACAGGCAGGCCCTGAGCAGCGGGCTAATACCCTGGATGAGTCACAGCCAGTAATTCCTATCACCTCCCACAGGATCAGCCTGTGCCCAGCAGGCGGGGCTGCTAAGATTAGCGGGCACAGACGCAGCCCTAGGAAGCCAGAGAACTCCTGAACTCACAAGAGCCTGGAGAGCTAACACCACCCTCCTGCCCCTGAACCAGAAGGTCCCCAGGGCAAAAGGCTTCCCCGCCTACCCCCCAAACCCACCCCAGGGAGGCAGGAACTTGCAGCAGGCCAATTTGTACGTTTTATTCCCACAAGATaaccaggggtggggggcgccgAGCCACGAGCCAGGCCGAGG
This DNA window, taken from Neofelis nebulosa isolate mNeoNeb1 chromosome 4, mNeoNeb1.pri, whole genome shotgun sequence, encodes the following:
- the SBNO2 gene encoding protein strawberry notch homolog 2 isoform X6; its protein translation is MSQLRLWLRLAALNKDSAYLDELSNASIFSSSVDSLSDIADTPDFLPADSLSQVPTIWDVSTGPSAQDKLLLPRGPWTGVEDPVSSLSSTPLLVSYQSQSQPEEEEEAEEEEGDELGHAETYADYVPSKSKIGKQHPDRVVETSTLSSVPPPDITYTLALPTSDSGALSALQLEAITYACQQHEVLLPSGQRAGFLIGDGAGVGKGRTVAGIILENFLRGRKKSLWFSVSNDLKYDAERDLRDIDAPGIAVHALSKIKYGDNTTSEGVLFATYSALIGESQAGGQHRTRIRQILEWCGEAFDGVIVFDECHKAKNASSTKMGKAVLDLQNKLPLARVVYASATGASEPRNMIYMSRLGIWGDGTPFRTFEEFLHAIEKRGVGAMEIVAMDMKVSGMYIARQLSFSGVTFRIEEIPLAPAFERVYNRAALLWAEALGVFQQAADWIGLESRKSLWGQFWSAHQRFFKYLCVAAKVHRLVELAREELARDKCVVIGLQSTGEARTREVLDQKDGQLDCFVSAAEGVFLSLIQKHFPSTKRKRERGVGSKRKRRPRGRGAKAPRLVCEVAGVIRISDDSSTESDAGLDSDFHSSPESVLDDDVVILDAIGLPADDRGEACSPAFATLQTGESGSECHQGHAPGLRQRGFTPAVWGPLCPLQRDPHGPGVLERVERLRQDLLAKVRALGRELPVNTLDELIDQLGGPEHVAEMTGRKGRVVSRPDGTVAFESRAEQGLSIDHVNLREKERFMSGEKLVAIISEASSSGISLQADRRVQNQRRRVHMTLELPWSADRAIQQFGRTHRSNQVSAPEYVFLISELAGERRFASIVAKRLESLGALTHGDRRATESRDLSKYNFENKYGARALSCVLTTILSQTENKVPLPQGYPGGDAAFFRDMKQGLLSVGIGGRESRSGCLDVEKDCSIKFLSTPHPPDCSITKFLNRILGLEVHKQNALFQYFSDTFDHLIDVDKKEGKYDMGILDLAPGVDEIYEESQQVFLAPGHPQDGQVVFYKISVDRGLKWDEAYAKSLELTGPHDGFYLSYKVRDNKPSCLLAEQNRGKHFTVYKPNVGRQSQLETFDSLCRKFHWVTAEEAREHWENSYAFSLTHCSHTAWNRHCRLVQEGKDCVQGLRLRHHYMLCGALLRVWGRIAAVMADVTSSSYLQIVRLKTKDQKKQVGIKIPEGCVRRVLQELQLMDDDVKRKHARGRGLPAPPPPPPPPALRPLELPCGPGEILDLTYSPPAQAFPQPPPFAFPPPDPVPAPGGLPLGAPDSAADAAAAALAHQRRDINFKEVLEDMLRSLNAGPGAGAAGAPAGSGGPERQSVIQFGPPFPSS
- the SBNO2 gene encoding protein strawberry notch homolog 2 isoform X4 encodes the protein MLHYPWWSSFSPTPYPAFSSESHQFVNSASFIVSQPCADTSCGPSAATPSFLPKTGDFPQDSAYLDELSNASIFSSSVDSLSDIADTPDFLPADSLSQVPTIWDVSTGPSAQDKLLLPRGPWTGVEDPVSSLSSTPLLVSYQSQSQPEEEEEAEEEEGDELGHAETYADYVPSKSKIGKQHPDRVVETSTLSSVPPPDITYTLALPTSDSGALSALQLEAITYACQQHEVLLPSGQRAGFLIGDGAGVGKGRTVAGIILENFLRGRKKSLWFSVSNDLKYDAERDLRDIDAPGIAVHALSKIKYGDNTTSEGVLFATYSALIGESQAGGQHRTRIRQILEWCGEAFDGVIVFDECHKAKNASSTKMGKAVLDLQNKLPLARVVYASATGASEPRNMIYMSRLGIWGDGTPFRTFEEFLHAIEKRGVGAMEIVAMDMKVSGMYIARQLSFSGVTFRIEEIPLAPAFERVYNRAALLWAEALGVFQQAADWIGLESRKSLWGQFWSAHQRFFKYLCVAAKVHRLVELAREELARDKCVVIGLQSTGEARTREVLDQKDGQLDCFVSAAEGVFLSLIQKHFPSTKRKRERGVGSKRKRRPRGRGAKAPRLVCEVAGVIRISDDSSTESDAGLDSDFHSSPESVLDDDVVILDAIGLPADDRGEACSPAFATLQTGESGSECHQGHAPGLRQRGFTPAVWGPLCPLQRDPHGPGVLERVERLRQDLLAKVRALGRELPVNTLDELIDQLGGPEHVAEMTGRKGRVVSRPDGTVAFESRAEQGLSIDHVNLREKERFMSGEKLVAIISEASSSGISLQADRRVQNQRRRVHMTLELPWSADRAIQQFGRTHRSNQVSAPEYVFLISELAGERRFASIVAKRLESLGALTHGDRRATESRDLSKYNFENKYGARALSCVLTTILSQTENKVPLPQGYPGGDAAFFRDMKQGLLSVGIGGRESRSGCLDVEKDCSIKFLSTPHPPDCSITKFLNRILGLEVHKQNALFQYFSDTFDHLIDVDKKEGKYDMGILDLAPGVDEIYEESQQVFLAPGHPQDGQVVFYKISVDRGLKWDEAYAKSLELTGPHDGFYLSYKVRDNKPSCLLAEQNRGKHFTVYKPNVGRQSQLETFDSLCRKFHWVTAEEAREHWENSYAFSLTHCSHTAWNRHCRLVQEGKDCVQGLRLRHHYMLCGALLRVWGRIAAVMADVTSSSYLQIVRLKTKDQKKQVGIKIPEGCVRRVLQELQLMDDDVKRKHARGRGLPAPPPPPPPPALRPLELPCGPGEILDLTYSPPAQAFPQPPPFAFPPPDPVPAPGGLPLGAPDSAADAAAAALAHQRRDINFKEVLEDMLRSLNAGPGAGAAGAPAGSGGPERQSVIQFGPPFPSS